Within Massilia litorea, the genomic segment GCTCGGCGTCGGGCGAACCCATCACCAGCAGGCCGAAGCTGACGCCCTCGCTCGTGAGCGGCAGCAGCACGGTCGAGCGCACGCCGTCGGCTTCGTCGAGCCAGCGCAGGGCTTCGAAATCCTTGTTCGGACCGCAATACGGCGCGCGCAGGCTGGCGGCGAACAGGCGCGCATCCTCGGCCACGTCGGCTGCAAACCAGGCGTCGGCATGCTCGGGGCGCACATTCCACAGGCGCAGCGTCGCTTGCGGCACGCCGAACTGCGTCACCAGGGCGTCGACCAGGTCGCGCGCCAGCGCCGCGCCACCGGTCGATTTCAATAAGGCCAGGTGCCAGGCATGAAAGCGGTTCAGGATGACGGTGTTGTCGGCGGCCGTACGCA encodes:
- a CDS encoding DUF484 family protein; protein product: MTVTLDSAAVAQYLADHPRFFEEHAGLLGEVKLSSPLTGKAVSLQERQMEVMRAKYNALELRMAELMRTAADNTVILNRFHAWHLALLKSTGGAALARDLVDALVTQFGVPQATLRLWNVRPEHADAWFAADVAEDARLFAASLRAPYCGPNKDFEALRWLDEADGVRSTVLLPLTSEGVSFGLLVMGSPDAERFSPVMATDFLVQLGQSASAALAPLRA